DNA from Lentibacillus amyloliquefaciens:
CTGACGCGGTCAGTGTCTGGGTTGCTTTGCGAGCGGCTAATATCAATTTGGCTATCGGCACCATACTCGGAAGCAACATATTTAATATTTTCGTGATCCCGGTTGCCGATATCTTTTATAGAAAGGGGAGCATCTGGGCAGAAGTATCGGATCAGCATATTGCCACCGCTGCAGCTGGTTTCATACTGACGTCGCTGGTGCTTTTGATTATTAAGCGGGATAAAACCCGAAACACATTCACATACGTTATTCCGTCTTTTACCATCGTAGTCGGTTATCTTATTTTTTCGATATTTTATGTTCTTAATTAACGAAAAAAATCGGGATCGCTTTACACGCGTCCCGATTTTTTAATCCGTTGTTTAATTATTCTTCCGGATTATCCGGTGTTTCGGTGTTATCTTCAGGCGGCTGGGAATTACTTCCCTGGGAATCTTCAGGGGGTTCCGCGCCACTGTTTCCATCAGATCCATTGGATGATTCCATCTCATCAAGGAGACCTTCAAGTTCACTCATGATTGATGCAGCTTCTTCCCAATTGCCTTGGGATAATTCCTGCTGATAGGACTCAAACAGATCAGAGAACTCCTGCAATTGGTCCTCAGCACCCATAAGCGGATCTTCAGGCTCTTGCTGGTCCCCTTGCTCAGCATCATCCTGGCCTTCTTCTTGATCTTCATCCTGCTGACCATCCTGACTATCCGAATCAACGGTGTTCAGCATTTCTTCCAGAGCTGTGTCAAAATCAGCTTCCATGACAATTTCATCTTCATAGGCTACAACAACACGTTTAACTTCCGGCAAGGATGTTTCATTGTTTGATTCGATATAAATCGGTTCAACATAAATCATCGTATCTTCAATTGGTATGGCCAGAAGGTTACCGCGGATAACATCTGATCCGCCCTGCGCCCATAAGTTCAATTCCTGTGAAATCTCACTATCCTGATTAATCCGGTTTTCAATTTGCTGCGGTCCATAAACATTCCGCTGTTTAGGGAATTCATAGACCATCATGTCGCCATAATTCTCTCCGTCATTTCTGACACCAATCCAGGCAATCATGTTTTGCCTGTTTTTCGGTGTATATGGCAGCATCTGGATAAATTCCTCTTCGTCTTCTCCAGGCAGCTTCATCGTAATATAGTATGGTTCCATTTCAATATCTTCATCGAAGTAGCGTTCAGTCGGGAACTGCCAGGTATCTTCCCGGTTATAGAACACTTCGAGATTTGTCATATGGTATGTGCCATACATTGATGCCTGAATCGAGAAAAGGTCTGTCGGATATCGGAAGTGAGCCCGGATATCATCAGGCACCTCTTCGGTTATCAAACCAGGGAATATGTTCTGGAATGTCTGCAATAATGGCTCTTCAAGATCGGCTGCATAAAAGTTCACTTCACCCGTATAAGCGTCAACCATTACTTTAATCGAGTTCCGGATATAATTCATATCACCCTGAAATGCTTCCGAGTAAGGATAATTTTCTGCTGTCAGATAAGCATCAATCATCCACACAAGACTGCCATCGTCCCGTACTACTAAGTAAGGGTCCTGGTCATAATTAAAAAATGGTGCAATACGATTAATACGATCCATAATGTTTCGTGTCGCCAAGAGCTGGCTGTCCTCTGTTAGCTGATCGGACAGAAGCATTCGGAAATTCCCTTCATCGATGGTAAATAATAACCTGTTAATGCCTGTCAGAGGAATACCGGTTTCAGCCTTATACCGGTTACTGGCATTCGAATCGCCGTCAGGGTAATCAAATTCATCGACTTCACTGTTGGTAATAACATTTGGTGCATTATTTTCACCAAAATAGATCTGAGGGCGATTAACGTCCATAACACCTTCAGGCGGCACATCCTGGAGCATATATTCCGGTTGCCCCTGTGCTGTTACTTGGTTAACATGACTCATAGCGACACCATAGCCGTGAGTATACCTTAAGTTTTGGTTAACCCATGTCTGGGCTTGGTCCGGCAAGCTTGATGTATCAAGCTCCCTTGCGCCCAAAAACACTTGTTCATAATTGCCATCGACTTGATAACGATCGACATCCACATCATTAAATTCGTAATAGGTCCGGAATGTCTGAACCTGATTATAAACATCAAGCAATGGCCGGACATCATTCATCCGGACATTATCAATTGTCCCTTGATTTCGCTCAACCATGTCCGCAGTCAGTGTCCCATCAGCCGGGTGCTCCTGTTGATTGATATCATCAAGGTCATAGGCGGCCCTGGTATATTCCAAATTATCTTCAAGGTAAGGTTCTTCCATAGCAAATTCATTTGGTGAAACCACAAAATTTTGAACCGCTACTGAGACGCCCTGACCAACAACGACCAGTCCAATATAAACAACAATAGGTGTAAGCATCGTCTGGATGTTGCCCCTGACGAGCTTTATGATCATCCAGATTGTCATCAATAGGGCTACAGCCGCTAAGATATAGGCTTTTGGAATATTGATAACATCATCCGTATAGCTTAACCCTTCCACGACACTTTCCTGAAATATACTGACCTGATTTGAAGCCAATGTCCCAAAAGGCTGCAACAGATGATAACTTGCCATCATCAAACCGATAAACCCAAGTGTCAAGCCAAGGTGCAGCTGAGCTGACCGGCTCATCCGGTACATATGAAATACTGAGTAAGCCCCGATTTCCACCAAAAGGAAGAAGATGGCCAGACCCAACAGCACAAAGACGACCAGATTAAGCATCGGCAACACATAAACATAAAAGGAAATGTCCAAGCCAAAATACGGATCTGCCTGATTAAAGGAAGCATGGTTAATCAATTTAAGTGCGCTTTCCCAGCCGACACCCTGGATAATACTGCTTCCAAACAGCCCCACAACAGCTGAGATGGCAAGCATTATCCCCATCATGGTTTTCCGTTTTTCAAGTAACGGCGGCAATTGACTTGATGTGAAATGCTTTAAGTACGATCGACGAATCCAGAAAATAGTAAAAAATGTGGTGACGGCAAACAAGATAAAACCTGCCACACCAAGCAACACTTTACTTGTCAAAATCGTCGTGAACACATTACCGTAATTCAATGAATCCATCCATATGTAATCAGTGATCAATTGCAGCGCAAACAAGCCTATAATCACTGCCAAAATGATTCCAAGCACAATATAGCCAATCCAGTTATACTTTTTGTTCCACGTTATATTAGGCCGTTTGGAACCGTTTGAACCTCCATCAAAAACATCCAATTTAAAAATCTCCCCCTCAATCAATCGAAGAAATTAACAGATTACCAATCCACATGAAACGTCATGTGTGATATCATTTCTTACTTATAATCATACATGACTCAAAGCTGAAAAGAAAATGATAGTTATTCATTTCATACGATTAGTTAAGGAGTAAGGTTTCAAAAAGTCACCGTTCAATATTATTCAACTCATTTATCTGGATCCTTCTTCTTATCCTCCAATCTGTCTGAATCAAATTCCTCAGAAAACTCCGTCTGCAGACGCCCGGCTTCCGGTTCTCTCTTTCGCTCTTCAAACCGCTCCGCTTCAAGATTTTCATTCAAGTACGTATGAATGAAAGGCTCGCAGCATGTTATGAAAAATGCAGCTATCAACGCTACTGATATAACGGGAAAACTGGCTTCAATAAACATGCCGCAAAGCAGCCAAATGGTCAGAAACGCAAGTGGAAAATCAACAACAGATGCCGTCAAATTTCCAAATCTGCGCAGGACAAACAAATCACCAATAAGAAACGTCAGCCCTGTTGTCAGCACACTCACCCAAAATAAATTAGTCAAATTCGCATTATAAAAAATACCGAACAACGAAAAAATCGTAATACCAATGGCTATCGCTTTAATGCCCAATGCTTTTAAATGAATCATATATAAAGCCCACCCTTTCCTGTTTTTGTAGCATTCATAGTGTGGCTAAAAAGAGTGGGTTTATACATTCAGGGGTTTGTCTTGCAGGGTATCACTTGTTATGTCTTTTCTGCTCCGGATAAGATGTTTCCTTGCTCCGGAACTTGTTTTTGCTCTCGTGCCCATGTTTGCGACTTCCGGCACATGTTCTAATACCCGGGCTGTCACTGCCACATTAAAAAACTGCTTCAAAGTAAAATTTGCAACAGTTTATTCGCTATGATTGCTTTAGTGCGTCACTTATTGAATCTGTCGTGATTTTGGAATGCGAGGTGTGCCAGGTCACTTTTTCATCCTGAATGAGAAAAACTTGCGGTGATTCGTGTTTTACCCCGGTCTCTTCTGCAATCTGATTGGACATAGCTCTATCTTCAATAACTTTCACCATATAAGCATCAAGCTCGTCCCCGATTTTTTCCAGAAAGGATTGATACTGTTCAAACGCTCCGGCGCTGATTGGACACGTTGTACTATGCTTGAACAATAGTACAGGCTTTTCCATTGAAGATTCCCACGCCTGATTCAAATCCTCACTTGATTTCAAATCTTGTAATTCTGCCATGATAGTCCCTCCTTAAATTATCCTTCAATAATCTTCACATGTATCTTCCGTGTTCTCGGGCCATCAAATTCACAAAAATAAACGCTTTGCCAGGTTCCCAGTACAGGCTGGCCGTTTGAAATAATTAATGTCTCACTCGCACCGACAACTGATGACTTCATATGGCCATCAGAATTGCCTTCCATATGCACATATTCCGGCTTATTCGGAAAGGTCTCGTCCAATCCCCATTTCAAATCGGTCTTCACATCCGGGTCAGCATTTTC
Protein-coding regions in this window:
- a CDS encoding UPF0182 family protein, producing the protein MDVFDGGSNGSKRPNITWNKKYNWIGYIVLGIILAVIIGLFALQLITDYIWMDSLNYGNVFTTILTSKVLLGVAGFILFAVTTFFTIFWIRRSYLKHFTSSQLPPLLEKRKTMMGIMLAISAVVGLFGSSIIQGVGWESALKLINHASFNQADPYFGLDISFYVYVLPMLNLVVFVLLGLAIFFLLVEIGAYSVFHMYRMSRSAQLHLGLTLGFIGLMMASYHLLQPFGTLASNQVSIFQESVVEGLSYTDDVINIPKAYILAAVALLMTIWMIIKLVRGNIQTMLTPIVVYIGLVVVGQGVSVAVQNFVVSPNEFAMEEPYLEDNLEYTRAAYDLDDINQQEHPADGTLTADMVERNQGTIDNVRMNDVRPLLDVYNQVQTFRTYYEFNDVDVDRYQVDGNYEQVFLGARELDTSSLPDQAQTWVNQNLRYTHGYGVAMSHVNQVTAQGQPEYMLQDVPPEGVMDVNRPQIYFGENNAPNVITNSEVDEFDYPDGDSNASNRYKAETGIPLTGINRLLFTIDEGNFRMLLSDQLTEDSQLLATRNIMDRINRIAPFFNYDQDPYLVVRDDGSLVWMIDAYLTAENYPYSEAFQGDMNYIRNSIKVMVDAYTGEVNFYAADLEEPLLQTFQNIFPGLITEEVPDDIRAHFRYPTDLFSIQASMYGTYHMTNLEVFYNREDTWQFPTERYFDEDIEMEPYYITMKLPGEDEEEFIQMLPYTPKNRQNMIAWIGVRNDGENYGDMMVYEFPKQRNVYGPQQIENRINQDSEISQELNLWAQGGSDVIRGNLLAIPIEDTMIYVEPIYIESNNETSLPEVKRVVVAYEDEIVMEADFDTALEEMLNTVDSDSQDGQQDEDQEEGQDDAEQGDQQEPEDPLMGAEDQLQEFSDLFESYQQELSQGNWEEAASIMSELEGLLDEMESSNGSDGNSGAEPPEDSQGSNSQPPEDNTETPDNPEE
- a CDS encoding YndM family protein, whose product is MIHLKALGIKAIAIGITIFSLFGIFYNANLTNLFWVSVLTTGLTFLIGDLFVLRRFGNLTASVVDFPLAFLTIWLLCGMFIEASFPVISVALIAAFFITCCEPFIHTYLNENLEAERFEERKREPEAGRLQTEFSEEFDSDRLEDKKKDPDK
- the ytxJ gene encoding bacillithiol system redox-active protein YtxJ — protein: MAELQDLKSSEDLNQAWESSMEKPVLLFKHSTTCPISAGAFEQYQSFLEKIGDELDAYMVKVIEDRAMSNQIAEETGVKHESPQVFLIQDEKVTWHTSHSKITTDSISDALKQS
- a CDS encoding secondary thiamine-phosphate synthase enzyme YjbQ; the encoded protein is MAKTLHTFRISTDEKQSFINLDDYLEEALSESDVRNGIMVVYCPHTTGAITINENADPDVKTDLKWGLDETFPNKPEYVHMEGNSDGHMKSSVVGASETLIISNGQPVLGTWQSVYFCEFDGPRTRKIHVKIIEG